One genomic region from Pyxicephalus adspersus chromosome 1, UCB_Pads_2.0, whole genome shotgun sequence encodes:
- the LOC140321814 gene encoding olfactory receptor 4M1-like, whose product MENVSRTSTSFDLLGLSELERFKFLYAVLALSIYLFTISISSLIIYVVWAEETLHEPMYIFISNLFFNGIYGSSSVLPKIMIALLSGSRTTGFLECLIQAFCIHSFAAVELFTFTVMAQDRYLAIGQPLRYATLMNNDKAIKYITLSWVVAFIAVLIPVIMSAYLHICGVNINNVFCDNTSFIMLACGGAVANNIFGAVEAFLINISCLLVIIYCYIRTFLICLKFSKEAYQKAIRTLVTHLSAFSMVIVSSFFVLLRYRINNGSISLVAHVVISVFGVVTPTILNPLIYGFRTEALKLKIIQRLRNAIRDDHLVKSY is encoded by the coding sequence atggaaaatgtgtcCAGGACGAGCACAAGTTTTGATCTTCTTGGACTTTCTGAGTTGGAGAGATTTAAATTCCTCTATGCTGTATTAGCTCTGTCCATCTACCTATTTACAATTTCTATATCTTCGTTGATTATCTATGTGGTCTGGGCTGAGGAAACACTCCATGAGCCCATGTACATCTTTATAAGTAACCTATTCTTCAATGGAATTTATGGTAGCTCATCTGTACTCCCCAAGATAATGATTGCCCTGCTATCTGGCTCTCGCACTACTGGATTTCTTGAATGCCTCATCCAAGCTTTTTGCATTCACAGTTTTGCTGCCGTTGAATTATTTACCTTCACTGTCATGGCTCAAGACCGATATTTGGCCATCGGTCAACCACTGAGATATGCAACTCTCATGAATAATGATAAAGCCATTAAATACATTACTTTAAGCTGGGTTGTTGCTTTTATTGCGGTCCTAATACCAGTGATCATGAGTGCTTACCTCCACATTTGTGGTGTGAACATTAACAATGTGTTTTGTGATAATACTTCATTCATTATGTTGGCCTGTGGAGGAGCCGTGGCCAATAACATCTTTGGAGCTGTTGAAGCTTTTCTGATAAATATCAGCTGTCTGCTGgtcattatttattgttacataagAACATTTTTGATTTGCCTGAAGTTCTCCAAAGAAGCCTATCAGAAAGCTATCCGTACTTTGGTCACTCACCTGAGCGCATTTTCCATGGTCATTGTctccagtttttttgttttattaaggtACAGAATAAACAACGGGTCCATTTCTCTTGTGGCTCACGTTGTGATATCGGTCTTTGGAGTAGTCACTCCAACCATCCTAAATCCTCTTATTTATGGTTTCCGGACTGAGGCCTTAAAACTGAAAATTATCCAAAGGTTACGGAATGCCATAAGAGACGACCACTTAGTTAAATCCTATTGA